A stretch of Lactuca sativa cultivar Salinas chromosome 6, Lsat_Salinas_v11, whole genome shotgun sequence DNA encodes these proteins:
- the LOC111901082 gene encoding uncharacterized protein LOC111901082, whose translation MANKCVKGKNFFRFIQRIYIIFANSTKRWEILKDNVKSWSLKSLCQTRWESRVESVKAIKMQLVDVREALLQVGEKDNDAAIASEATSLAEKELSDFEFVVSIVFEINKLIGYFKDYRENGFSKAIVETKEIAVEMGIDPIFPQKHSIERKKGLMRAQVAKKFHLHLKRISKSTISYTLLIKLFLLLRQDLNNSKNKDLKLYCYRLEKALKFEERSDIDAEKLYTELKLFETLETNEFSNPIDVLKFLKELDYFPNASIAYRILLTIPITVASAEKSFSKLKFVKSYLRSTMTQERLSGLAMISIENEILVNIDYEQLINQFAIKNARRASRIVG comes from the exons ATGGCTAACAAGTGTGTTAAAGGAAAGAACTTTTTTAGATTCATCCAACGTATTTATATTATCTTTGCAAATTCTACTAAGAGGTGGGAAATTTTGAAAGATAATGTTAAATCATGGAGTCTTAAGTCATTATGTCAAACTCGTTGGGAAAGCCGGGTTGAGAGTGTAAAGGCTATTAAAATGCAACTTGTTGATGTACGTGAAGCTTTACTTCAAGTTGGAGAAAAAGATAATGATGCTGCAATTGCAAGTGAAGCAACTTCACTAGCAGAAAAAGAACTTAGTGACTTTGAATTTGTGGTATCAATTGTGTTTG AAATAAACAAATTGATTGGGTACTTCAAGGATTATAGAGAGAATGGTTTTTCAAAAGCGATTGTTGAAACTAAGGAAATTGCTGTTGAAATGGGTATTGATCCAATATTTCCACAAAAGCATTCGATTGAAAGGAAAAAAGGTTTGATGAGAGCTCAAGTAGCGAAGAAGTTTCATTTACACCTAAAGAGAATTTCAAAGTCAACTATTTCTTATACATTGTTGATCAAGCTATTTCTTCTCTTGAGACAAGATTTGAACAATTCAAAGA ATAAAGATCTTAAGTTATATTGTTATCGTCTTGAAAAAGCACTCAAGTTTGAAGAAAGATCGGATATTGATGCCGAAAAACTTTATACAGAGTTGAAATTATTTGAGACATTGGAAACCAATGAATTTAGCAACCCTATAgatgttttgaagtttttgaaagaACTTGATTATTTCCCAAATGCAAGCATTGCATATAGAATATTGTTGACTATTCCAATAACGGTCGCATCTGCAGAAAAGAGTTTTTCCAAATTGAAATTTGTGAAATCTTACTTACGCTCCACAATGACTCAAGAAAGACTTAGCGGTTTGGCGATGATATCTATCGAGAACGAAATCTTAGTGAATATAGACTACGAACAGTTGATTAACCAATTTGCAATCAAGAATGCTAGGAGAGCTTCAAGGATTGTCGGTTAG